Proteins encoded within one genomic window of Thunnus albacares chromosome 13, fThuAlb1.1, whole genome shotgun sequence:
- the alg8 gene encoding probable dolichyl pyrophosphate Glc1Man9GlcNAc2 alpha-1,3-glucosyltransferase, whose amino-acid sequence MASAADGWSWFPALALGVSLLKCLFISAYHSTDFEVHRNWLAITHSLPVSRWYYENTSEWTLDYPPLFAWFEFGLSRVAQHFDSDMLAVEKLNYASPATVLFQRLSVIFTDLVFIFAARECCRCVQEQKGSRDILNQPPFVLAVLLLWNFGLLIVDHIHFQYNGFLFGFLLLSIAKHLQSRHLQGALLFSILLNLKHIYLYVAPAYGIYLLRSYCFTQDNKDGSVRWSSFSPLRLVALGGIVVSVCALSFGPFIAMGQLPQVLSRLFPFKRGLCHAYWAPNIWALYNVLDKSLATLGVRLKLLDEAELPRASMTGGLVQEFQHSVLPSVSPSITLVCTLLSILPAVASIWRRPRGARGFLRCLLLCALASFMFGWHVHEKAVLIAILPLSILAVESREDAGIFLILTTTGHYSLFPLLFTPAELPIKVVLMLMFTIFSFTALRKLHSGQGSLLHPLEVVYLLGLVAVAIACEVVFPLSPWQQKLPFLPLLATSVYCSLGVCYSFLRLYVSLLRREEKPKQL is encoded by the exons ATGGCGTCCGCGGCGGACGGTTGGAGCTGGTTTCCAGCTTTAGCGCTCGGAGTTTCTCTTCTGAAATGTCTGTTCATCAGCGCCTA TCACTCCACAGACTTCGAGGTGCACAGGAACTGGTTGGCCATCACTCACAGTCTGCCGGTGTCCAGGTGGTACTATGAG AACACGTCGGAGTGGACCCTGGACTACCCGCCGCTGTTCGCCTGGTTCGAGTTCGGTCTGTCCCGCGTCGCTCAGCACTTCGACAGCGACATGCTGGCGGTGGAGAAGCTGAACTACGCCAGTCCCGCCACCGTCCTCTTCCAGAGGCTGTCAGTCATCTTCACCGACCTGGTTTTCATCTTCGCTGCCAGAGA gtgctgcaggtgtgttcaggagcaGAAAGGCTCGCGGGACATCCTGAACCAGCCGCCCTTCGTCCTGGCCGTTCTGCTGCTCTGGAACTTCGGCCTCCTCATCGTCGACC ATATTCATTTCCAGTATAACGGCTTCTTGTTTGGTTTCCTGCTGCTGTCGATTGCAAAACACCTGCAG TCTCGACAcctgcagggggcgctgctgTTCTCCATCCTGCTCAACCTGAAGCACATCTACCTGTACGTGGCTCCGGCCTACGGCATCTACCTGCTGAGGAGTTACTGCTTCACTCAGGACAACAAag acgGTTCAGTCAGGTGGAGCAGCTTCAGTCCGCTGCGTCTGGTCGCTCTGGGCGGCATCGTGGTCTCCGTCTGCGCTCTGTCCTTCGGCCCGTTCATCGCCATG GGGCAGCTCCCTCAGGTCCTCTCCCGTCTCTTCCCCTTCAAACGGGGCCTCTGTCACGCCTACTGGGCCCCGAACATCTGGGCGCTCTACAACGTCCTGGACAAAAGCCTGGCGACGCTCG gcGTTCGTCTGAAGCTGCTGGACGAGGCGGAGCTTCCTCGAGCCTCCATGACGGGCGGGTTGGTTCAGGAGTTCCAGCACTCGGTCCTCCCCTCCgtctctccctccatcacacTCGTCTGCACTCTGCTGTCCATCCTG ccGGCGGTGGCGTCCATCTGGCGGCGTCCTCGTGGTGCTCGTGGTTTCCTGCGCTGCCTGCTGCTCTGCGCTTTGGCCTCCTTCATGTTCGGCTGGCACGTCCACGAAAAGGCCGTCCTCATCGCCATCCTGCCTCTGAG cATCCTGGCGGTTGAGAGCAGAGAGGATGCTGGGATCTTCTTGATACTGACCACTACAGGTCATTACTCGCTGTTCCCGCTGCTCTTCACCCCGGCAG aGCTGCCCATCAAAGTCGTGCTGATGCTGATGTTTACGATCTTCTCCTTCACCGCTCTGAGGAAACTCCACAG tggTCAGGGCTCTCTGCTCCATCCTCTGGAGGTCGTCTACCTGTTGGGCCTGGTCGCCGTAGCGATCGCCTGCGAGGTCGTCTTCCCTCTGTCGCCGTGGCAACAGAAGCTGCCCTTCCTCCCCCTGCTGGCGACCTCGGTGTACTGCTCTCTGGGCGTCTGCTACTCCTTCCTGCGTCTGTACGTCAGTCTGCTGAGACGCGAGGAGAAGCCCAAACAGCTGTGA